AAAGCGGATTCATGTACTTTAGCTAAACCAGGTGGTAAATCCACTGTTTTTCACTCCGCCTTCCCGTGACTGTCAATTTCCCAGGAATACTTAAAACAAAAGCTCGGGAAAACGGGCGTTCGGTCAGGTCGCTCAGCGGTCCCTCCTCTCCCACAGACACTAGGGTTGAACCTAACGTTTACATAGCACAAGGTGCTGAAAACGATCGTTCTGGACTCATTGTTCCAATACCCTCTAAAATTGCAGGAAGTATTTCTGGGTAGCTTCAGAGTGCAGAGGCCAAACTGATCCATAGAAACACAAGAGTGCCTAGTTAAGACTCTGCCTGCAGGAAGTGGAGAATACTAATACTGTCGCTTTAAAGACGGGATATCAGTGTAAAGGAGTGGTGCGTAGCTCTTAATTGTGAACAGTTGTGTGgctctgaaaagagcctttgGGTTAAGAGCGAGATGTGCGCGCTCACTTGGAGCTGGTGTACTTGGTGACGGCCTTGGTGCCCTCGGACACGGCGTGCTTGGCCAGCTCCCCGGGCAGCAGCAGGCGCACGGCCGTCTGGATCTCCCGGGACGTGATGGTCGAGCGCTTGTTGTAATGCGCCAGGCGCGAAGCCTCGACCGCGATGCGCTCGAAGATGTCGTTGACGAACGAGTTCATGATGCCCATGGCCTTGGAGGAGATGCCGGTGTCGGGGTGGACCTGCTTCAGCACCTTGTACACGTACACCGAGTAGCTCTCCTTGCGGCTGCGCTTGCGCTTCTTGCCGTCCTTCTTCTGGGCCTTGGTCACGGCCTTCTTGGAGCCCTTCTTCGGGGCGGGAGCGGACTTCGCAGGTTCAGGCATCTTCAAATCTCTTTCtagtcaagaaaaagaaagtgaagccTGAGAAGACGTTGTTTGTCTATTTGTAGGGAGTTTTATGCAAATTAAGacttattttctccctttctgatTGGTTAGCTGTTACAGAGGCGGGTTTACTCTCCCATTGGTTAAACCCGAATCTTGTAATACCCTTTCGAGCGATTATGCTTCTTAGCTCTACATCAAATTCATTTCCTTCTAAACGTtttagattagattttttttttaaaagcagaatttgCTTTAGTTTGAAATTCTAGAAGTTAAAGCTCGCGTCCAATTCAATATCAAAACGTTGAAAAGTTCTGTATTTTTCCACTTCGGGTTGCAGTCCggtgaaacagaaaaaaacagaagagaccCATCGCCTACCCTCAGGCTTCCCCTGGTTCCCAAGGCAGTACAGTTTAGTACCCTGAAAGGAAAGCTCACAGTGAAAGTAAACGGTTGAGAGCAAATCCTACTGATGACATACGGTAGAGCGGTACGGGAATAAGAAATCCTGTTGGAAAACAATAAATTGAATAGTTTAGCCGAATTGGAAGATCACGTGTCAGGAGCTGA
This genomic window from Microtus ochrogaster isolate Prairie Vole_2 chromosome 16, MicOch1.0, whole genome shotgun sequence contains:
- the LOC101999520 gene encoding histone H2B type 1-F/J/L-like, whose amino-acid sequence is MPEPAKSAPAPKKGSKKAVTKAQKKDGKKRKRSRKESYSVYVYKVLKQVHPDTGISSKAMGIMNSFVNDIFERIAVEASRLAHYNKRSTITSREIQTAVRLLLPGELAKHAVSEGTKAVTKYTSSK